One window from the genome of Breoghania sp. L-A4 encodes:
- a CDS encoding GntR family transcriptional regulator: MRLQLADEIVSGTLKPGQQLDEMSLAARFNASRTPVREALRQLETSGLVEMRPHRGSFVAALSAQMLEEMFVAMAELESACAGLAALNMNAAERRALEEILANMAEEMRAGEPMRYHALNELFHNAIYEGSHNGYLADLTRATRLRLAPFRRAQFRALGRLARSQAEHSRVVEAILRGDRRGAQDVMRAHIDTVKLAFDDYVEQL; encoded by the coding sequence ATCCGTCTTCAGTTGGCCGACGAGATCGTCAGCGGCACCTTGAAGCCCGGTCAGCAGCTCGACGAGATGAGCCTCGCGGCGCGGTTCAACGCCTCTCGCACGCCGGTCCGCGAGGCCCTGCGACAATTGGAAACCAGCGGACTCGTCGAGATGCGGCCGCACCGCGGCAGCTTCGTAGCGGCGCTTTCCGCGCAAATGCTGGAGGAAATGTTCGTCGCCATGGCGGAGCTGGAATCAGCCTGCGCCGGGCTTGCCGCGTTGAACATGAACGCCGCCGAGCGCCGGGCGCTTGAGGAAATCCTGGCGAACATGGCGGAAGAAATGCGCGCGGGCGAGCCGATGCGCTATCACGCGCTCAACGAGCTGTTTCACAACGCGATCTATGAGGGCAGCCACAACGGTTATCTGGCGGATCTGACGCGCGCCACGCGGCTCAGGCTGGCGCCCTTCCGCCGCGCGCAGTTCCGCGCGCTGGGCCGGCTGGCGCGCTCGCAGGCGGAACATTCCCGCGTGGTGGAGGCGATCCTGCGCGGCGACCGGCGCGGCGCCCAGGACGTCATGCGCGCCCACATCGACACCGTCAAACTGGCGTTCGACGATTACGTCGAGCAATTGTGA
- a CDS encoding amidohydrolase, with protein sequence MSILIQNGYVIPAAKAAHLPRADILVREGRIAAIGVDLLGSPGIGGEGLEIVDASDRLVLPGFVNAHTHSNESFEQGFYDALPLEIWLMHKYPPFALPQLEERAHYLRTMILAIESLRSGVTTVQDDLINQPGDPAAFDGAAAAYRDLGLRASITTSMGDRDMLEPLPWAKDMLDPELHARLATVRARPTADHLALFERNFDKWSGTANDRLRVILGPVGPQWCSDALMQAATEISLARGISVHTHTLESKTHAVQADQIYGKPLVEHLDDIGVLTPNFTLNHAVWLTDPEIALLGERGSCMTHNPLSNLKLGAGIARIPDLLAAGVPIGLGTDGTSTSDRADMFRSLALAAVTHRAGEMDHTRWPTAEDAFAMATTGAARTAMLGDDIGTLEVGKKADIILIDRSDYGLIPLHKPVQQLTYAVNSEAVRTVLVDGVVVMRERELTMIDERAMKNEIREAAEDYLKVHVPRMEEAAKPWDPYWKAFQLRVAHTAVPASSAPVRLPCGCTVAMPHTKTPFACG encoded by the coding sequence ATGAGCATCCTGATCCAGAACGGTTACGTCATTCCCGCCGCCAAGGCCGCGCATCTGCCGCGCGCCGACATTCTGGTGCGCGAGGGGCGCATCGCCGCCATCGGCGTGGATCTGCTCGGATCGCCGGGCATCGGGGGCGAGGGGCTGGAGATCGTCGACGCCTCCGACCGGCTGGTGTTGCCCGGCTTCGTCAACGCGCACACCCATTCCAACGAGAGTTTCGAGCAGGGGTTTTACGACGCGCTGCCGCTGGAAATCTGGCTGATGCACAAGTATCCGCCGTTCGCGCTGCCGCAGCTCGAGGAACGCGCGCACTACCTGCGCACCATGATCCTGGCGATCGAGTCGCTGCGCTCGGGCGTCACAACGGTGCAGGACGACCTGATCAACCAGCCGGGCGATCCGGCGGCGTTTGACGGCGCGGCCGCGGCCTATCGCGATCTGGGCCTGCGCGCCTCGATCACCACCTCCATGGGCGACCGCGACATGCTGGAGCCGCTGCCCTGGGCGAAGGACATGCTGGACCCGGAGCTGCATGCGCGGCTTGCGACGGTGAGGGCGCGGCCGACTGCGGATCACCTGGCGCTGTTTGAGCGGAATTTCGACAAATGGAGCGGGACGGCCAACGACCGGTTGCGGGTGATCCTGGGACCCGTCGGCCCGCAGTGGTGCTCGGACGCCTTGATGCAGGCGGCGACGGAGATCTCGCTGGCGCGCGGCATTTCTGTGCACACGCACACGCTGGAGAGCAAGACGCACGCGGTGCAGGCGGATCAGATCTACGGCAAGCCGCTGGTGGAGCATCTCGACGACATCGGCGTGCTGACGCCCAACTTCACGCTCAATCACGCCGTCTGGCTGACCGATCCGGAGATCGCGCTGCTGGGGGAGCGCGGCTCCTGCATGACCCACAATCCGCTGTCCAACCTCAAGCTGGGCGCGGGCATCGCGCGCATTCCCGATCTGTTGGCCGCCGGCGTGCCGATCGGCCTTGGCACCGACGGCACCTCGACGTCGGATCGCGCCGACATGTTCCGCTCCTTGGCGCTGGCCGCCGTCACGCATCGCGCCGGCGAGATGGATCACACGCGCTGGCCGACCGCCGAGGACGCCTTTGCCATGGCGACCACGGGGGCGGCGCGCACCGCCATGCTGGGCGACGACATCGGCACGCTGGAGGTGGGCAAGAAGGCGGACATCATTCTCATCGACCGCTCGGACTATGGATTGATCCCGCTCCACAAGCCGGTGCAGCAACTCACCTACGCGGTGAACTCCGAGGCCGTGCGCACGGTGTTGGTCGATGGCGTGGTGGTGATGCGCGAGCGCGAACTGACCATGATCGACGAACGCGCGATGAAGAACGAGATCCGGGAGGCTGCGGAGGACTATCTCAAGGTGCATGTGCCGCGCATGGAAGAGGCGGCAAAGCCTTGGGATCCCTACTGGAAGGCGTTCCAGCTGCGCGTGGCGCACACGGCGGTGCCCGCGTCCTCCGCCCCCGTGCGTCTGCCGTGCGGCTGCACGGTGGCCATGCCGCACACCAAGACGCCGTTTGCATGCGGGTAG
- a CDS encoding DUF3309 family protein, translated as MSLGTILVILLIIFLIGGFSGRFGGYGYGFGHGGVGLPGLLLIIVVVLLLMGRI; from the coding sequence ATGTCACTCGGCACAATTCTCGTCATCCTGCTCATTATTTTCCTGATCGGCGGCTTTTCAGGTCGTTTCGGTGGCTACGGCTACGGCTTCGGACACGGCGGTGTCGGCTTGCCGGGCCTGCTGCTGATCATCGTCGTGGTGCTGTTGCTTATGGGCCGCATCTGA
- a CDS encoding amidohydrolase family protein yields MYKLDIFNHIWPKAFYEKLLEVTGQPKDITMRSEKVPMMTDLDERFRVMDTFDDYAQVLSLASPPLEYIGNQSQAVELSRIGSESMAELCQKYPDRFPAFIATVPMGTIDALMPETRHAIENLGARGIQIFTNVSGKAIDAPEYQPLYDYMAEVDLPIWLHPARGATFPDYLEEEKSLFEIWWTFGWPYETSAAMARLVFSKLFDRLPELKIITHHGGGMIPFFEGRVGPGQDQLGARTSDVDYQALLKEMKKRPLDYFKMFYADTATFGSRMATLSAIDFFGADHVVFASDAPFDPEKGPMYIRETIKILDAIDIPDADRAKIYHKNAEKLMKLK; encoded by the coding sequence GTGTATAAGCTCGACATCTTCAACCATATCTGGCCGAAGGCATTCTACGAGAAGCTGCTCGAGGTGACCGGCCAGCCGAAAGACATCACGATGCGTTCGGAGAAGGTCCCGATGATGACCGATCTCGACGAGCGTTTCCGTGTCATGGACACATTCGACGATTACGCGCAGGTGCTTTCGCTCGCGTCGCCGCCGCTGGAATACATCGGCAATCAGAGCCAGGCCGTCGAGCTTTCGCGCATCGGTTCGGAGAGCATGGCCGAGCTGTGCCAGAAGTATCCCGATCGTTTCCCTGCCTTCATCGCGACCGTCCCGATGGGCACGATCGACGCCTTGATGCCGGAAACCAGGCACGCCATCGAGAATCTCGGCGCGCGCGGCATCCAGATCTTCACCAATGTGTCGGGCAAGGCGATCGACGCACCGGAATACCAGCCGTTGTACGACTACATGGCTGAGGTCGACCTGCCGATCTGGCTCCATCCGGCACGCGGCGCGACCTTCCCCGACTATCTCGAGGAAGAGAAGTCGCTGTTCGAGATCTGGTGGACGTTCGGTTGGCCCTACGAGACATCCGCCGCCATGGCGCGGCTGGTGTTTTCGAAACTGTTTGACCGGCTGCCGGAGTTGAAGATCATCACCCACCACGGCGGCGGTATGATCCCGTTCTTCGAGGGTCGCGTCGGCCCCGGTCAGGATCAGCTCGGCGCCCGGACCTCGGATGTCGACTATCAGGCGTTGCTCAAGGAGATGAAGAAGCGCCCGCTCGACTACTTCAAGATGTTCTATGCCGACACGGCAACCTTCGGCTCCAGGATGGCCACGCTGAGCGCCATCGATTTCTTCGGCGCCGATCACGTGGTGTTCGCGTCGGACGCTCCCTTCGACCCCGAAAAAGGGCCGATGTATATCCGCGAGACGATCAAGATCCTGGATGCGATCGATATTCCGGACGCGGACCGCGCGAAAATCTACCATAAAAACGCGGAAAAGCTCATGAAGCTGAAATAG
- a CDS encoding transporter substrate-binding domain-containing protein: MRGISFFVILAVAVSFAVFFRAPDAIAADESAVVRVAADPWCPYNCNPGDAKPGFLIEIGREAFAMSGYEMRYEVMPWSRALRESYVGNVDAAVGATRATAPEHLFGSNMLSSDETIVFVRVGEIFDFTGVDSLKALRLGVIKDYTYDDNGPIDSYIAENRGNLDRVITVSSHSNLGLLFRMLLAGRIDAFLENRHVGTYMASALNVRDSIALVPTGALDFVSFAFTPNARGEMLVDAFDAGVTRLRETGRFEEILIRYGLNSLPE; the protein is encoded by the coding sequence ATGCGAGGGATATCCTTCTTTGTCATCCTTGCAGTTGCCGTATCGTTCGCCGTGTTCTTCCGGGCTCCGGATGCTATCGCGGCTGACGAGAGCGCCGTCGTGCGCGTGGCCGCCGACCCGTGGTGTCCCTACAACTGCAACCCCGGCGACGCCAAGCCCGGTTTTCTGATCGAGATTGGCCGCGAGGCATTCGCCATGTCCGGCTACGAGATGCGCTACGAGGTGATGCCCTGGAGCCGGGCGCTGCGTGAATCGTATGTCGGGAATGTGGACGCGGCCGTCGGTGCCACCCGGGCGACCGCGCCGGAGCATTTGTTTGGGTCCAATATGCTCAGCTCGGATGAAACCATCGTTTTCGTGCGCGTGGGTGAGATTTTCGATTTCACGGGTGTGGACTCGCTCAAGGCGCTGAGGCTGGGCGTCATCAAGGACTACACCTACGACGATAATGGTCCCATCGATTCCTATATCGCCGAGAACCGCGGCAATCTGGACCGCGTGATCACGGTTTCCAGCCATTCGAACCTGGGTCTGCTGTTTCGCATGCTGTTGGCCGGGCGGATCGATGCATTTCTCGAGAACCGCCACGTAGGCACCTATATGGCGTCGGCGTTGAACGTGCGGGACAGCATCGCCCTGGTTCCGACCGGCGCACTTGACTTCGTCTCCTTCGCCTTCACGCCCAACGCGCGCGGCGAGATGCTTGTCGACGCGTTCGACGCCGGCGTGACGCGGCTGCGCGAGACGGGCCGGTTTGAGGAAATCCTCATCCGGTACGGGTTGAACAGCCTTCCGGAATAA
- the hpxZ gene encoding oxalurate catabolism protein HpxZ, with amino-acid sequence MQIDIPEVKAEVEAAFAAYEAALVGNDVAVLDTLFLNAPTTIRYGASENLYGYDEIAAFRAARPSKGLQRTLSRTVITTYGRDAAVASTLYYRESAPDTVGRQMQTWIRTGDGWKVAAAHVSTMDQAAPAQ; translated from the coding sequence ATGCAGATCGACATTCCGGAGGTGAAGGCTGAGGTCGAGGCCGCGTTTGCCGCCTATGAGGCCGCGCTTGTCGGCAACGACGTGGCGGTGCTGGACACCTTGTTCCTCAACGCCCCGACCACCATCCGCTATGGCGCGTCCGAGAACCTCTACGGCTACGACGAGATCGCCGCCTTCCGCGCCGCCCGCCCGTCCAAGGGACTGCAGCGGACCCTGTCGCGCACGGTGATCACCACCTATGGCCGCGACGCTGCCGTCGCATCGACGCTGTATTATCGCGAGAGCGCGCCCGACACCGTCGGCCGGCAGATGCAGACCTGGATCCGCACCGGCGACGGCTGGAAGGTTGCCGCCGCCCACGTCAGCACCATGGATCAGGCCGCGCCGGCGCAATAG